In Spiroplasma litorale, a single genomic region encodes these proteins:
- a CDS encoding ABC transporter permease, protein MKDKNKVKKTKVSDKENKVSSLNWLIIKSGIKQMSKSYASVFFIWLLVFIASVLCFVLSLFYQRVDSNFNKLSNDSVLRDFVIDIDPNDRISFNEKELVGGENILDYSNNDLYQQYLVNTLSRKGKFYDDQNNEIIGDNYFNWSRTEARVFNNITFNDNKISTRVIAKTGIINTETNINGDISENEVKDVDKLITYDNVNDSQNPFSKNIEESVHQVVLQANFANKNGIKLNDIVRLTSDKYGENLLVKNDVKDIGFGNEPNDINDEKNGIKNSKYSDQSWFQVIGLGTSIDFFYSYRNAENPIPNIKTEMNAYVSPEVFGLTKSRISRNFSLYSYDPSKSVLNSSSASEREVYFSGKFKNNSNYSSPLLTSLNKEFIRFGNINPKNKKFFYSVNDSTYKNFSRLSIYNNVFFIFKFVSYLFVFIFVFIIIFIVTQLIKRELKESEKKLGTFKALGCKNSELSNFFWILPTLIVFAAVVVGYVFTFFLQSFILSGITNYLNFSLGWISSLWIYAIAIISLFTLTFFIICKLNTIFYIRKDASKLLNGVSDTKVSVVLNAYKKIYSKSRFGVKLHSALFASSFKKVMTSTLIIFISSSLLSFLTIVPFVIDDNKKSSFDGIGYNNVVEYNQPISNNPMSFLKTYNSNKKDDYEFSDDKVINDYSEGLDGQADYYTASPTSLASDGTMSYDVNKILTDLISNDISKNYYSYNIPKITNTKNNDDEKKLIKEISKLGYSNWKNFSTKYLNMINKIDFNNLTKKTTEYKVVENILNQWSDYNILLYQLEKHILNNNNFSSGGLSDEQTSKNIFKTLQEFYIKYDNGIRLSNDYYFDNDFNLNEKNLKLINYDKLIFSSTNDIYNEQYETPNPLSVINKYEFASSFSSSIDNFKNYFSKNKLSYNDQDVRNIDVDKLNNQDLKILNSNIIIWYWINFSNKLGESIIQSFYSHESVDAQTNIKNAFLENKDYNFSYNIVPYDKTNEELGTLLNATYKTNNKINDLKIYGINPTTSFIDLYDSYGYDLKENLFKKVSSSYENKIPIVVNNSLATKFGINVGSTLNEIKIAKKELVLTNNSSTSEQNSSTTINIDNVKMGLNKNHKSQDISFNSEYKKNYYSYDNYNNGWSTEKDKIEVAHFCVDKNQEQSSCEKKYDIAVNNLENINNASQIQNAAWNSEILAQTNEISSNFVIVGIQKSYGEPKAWISNENANHLLGYDKIQKYFFNNFFVNDWYGRTYLKELNNKELLGKFSKEQWEDFVDYLDQIMVGWHNNKFNSENANNPYDDFNDMFLKLGNDYEDTKGYKHFSSLLNEIFKNQYPIFSYKYIKDSNSFNTNKYNSSKTQDFGDFSTIGLYGQQQKDEESGSNIYKDGFAKSNTNLVQDLQVQKDFLNKISQLLNLLLYVVLSIVFIMTFIIIFISSIYTINENSSFIATMKTLGYTNYYIINQVFMIYFIPVLISIGIAFGTCFGMLHYLFNLLSINSSFVVPFFFNYQPLLIVFLTIILIYLLSMFIAYKSLSKISPSKILGDQ, encoded by the coding sequence GTGAAAGATAAAAACAAAGTAAAAAAGACGAAGGTTTCTGATAAAGAAAATAAAGTTAGTAGTCTAAACTGATTGATAATTAAATCAGGAATAAAACAGATGTCAAAAAGCTATGCTTCTGTTTTTTTTATATGACTTTTAGTATTTATTGCTTCAGTATTGTGTTTTGTGCTTTCATTGTTTTATCAAAGAGTCGATAGCAATTTTAATAAATTATCAAATGATTCTGTTTTAAGAGATTTTGTAATTGATATTGATCCAAATGACAGAATTTCTTTTAATGAAAAAGAATTGGTCGGTGGAGAAAATATATTAGATTATTCTAATAATGATCTATATCAACAATATTTAGTTAATACATTATCAAGAAAGGGTAAGTTTTATGATGATCAAAATAATGAAATTATAGGAGATAATTATTTTAATTGATCAAGAACTGAAGCTAGAGTTTTTAATAATATAACATTTAATGATAATAAAATTAGCACCAGAGTTATTGCAAAGACCGGAATCATAAACACTGAAACCAATATCAATGGTGATATAAGTGAAAATGAGGTTAAAGATGTAGATAAACTTATAACTTATGATAATGTGAATGATAGTCAAAACCCATTTAGTAAAAATATCGAAGAATCAGTTCATCAAGTTGTATTGCAAGCAAACTTTGCAAATAAAAACGGTATAAAATTAAATGATATTGTTAGATTGACATCAGATAAATATGGTGAAAACTTACTAGTAAAAAATGATGTAAAAGATATTGGTTTTGGTAACGAACCTAATGATATAAATGATGAAAAAAATGGTATTAAAAACTCTAAATATTCTGATCAAAGTTGATTTCAAGTAATTGGATTAGGTACTTCTATTGATTTCTTTTATTCATATAGAAATGCTGAAAACCCAATACCAAATATTAAAACAGAAATGAATGCTTATGTTTCACCTGAAGTTTTTGGTTTGACAAAATCAAGAATATCAAGAAACTTTTCTTTATATAGTTATGATCCATCAAAATCAGTATTAAATTCATCTTCTGCAAGTGAAAGAGAAGTTTATTTTTCTGGAAAATTTAAAAATAATTCTAATTACAGTTCACCATTATTAACTTCTTTAAATAAGGAATTTATACGTTTTGGTAATATAAACCCAAAAAATAAAAAGTTTTTTTATTCTGTAAATGATTCTACTTATAAAAACTTTTCAAGATTAAGTATATACAATAATGTTTTCTTTATCTTTAAATTTGTTTCTTACTTATTTGTTTTCATATTTGTTTTCATAATTATTTTTATTGTTACTCAATTAATAAAAAGAGAATTGAAAGAGTCAGAAAAAAAACTTGGTACTTTTAAAGCTCTTGGATGTAAAAATTCTGAATTATCAAATTTCTTTTGAATTTTACCAACCCTTATTGTTTTTGCGGCAGTTGTTGTAGGTTATGTATTCACTTTCTTTCTTCAAAGTTTTATATTATCTGGTATTACTAATTATTTAAACTTTAGTCTTGGTTGAATATCATCTTTATGAATATATGCGATTGCAATAATATCATTATTTACTTTAACATTTTTTATCATTTGCAAGCTAAATACAATATTTTATATTAGAAAAGACGCTTCTAAATTACTTAATGGAGTTTCTGATACAAAAGTTTCAGTTGTTTTAAATGCATATAAAAAAATATATAGTAAGTCAAGATTTGGTGTTAAATTACATTCAGCCTTATTTGCAAGCTCATTTAAGAAAGTTATGACATCAACATTGATTATATTCATTTCTTCATCTTTGCTTTCTTTTTTAACAATAGTTCCTTTTGTGATCGATGATAATAAAAAAAGTTCTTTTGATGGTATTGGATATAATAACGTTGTAGAATACAATCAACCAATTTCAAATAACCCAATGTCATTTTTAAAAACATATAACTCAAATAAAAAAGATGATTATGAGTTTTCAGATGATAAAGTTATAAATGACTATAGCGAAGGACTAGATGGACAAGCAGATTACTACACTGCTTCCCCAACTTCATTAGCATCTGATGGAACAATGTCTTATGATGTTAATAAAATACTAACTGATTTAATCTCAAATGATATTAGTAAAAATTATTATTCTTATAATATACCTAAAATAACAAACACAAAAAATAATGATGATGAAAAAAAATTAATTAAAGAAATTTCAAAATTAGGTTATTCGAATTGAAAAAACTTTTCAACAAAATATTTAAATATGATTAATAAAATTGACTTTAATAATTTAACAAAAAAAACCACTGAGTATAAAGTTGTTGAAAATATATTAAACCAGTGATCTGATTACAATATTTTACTTTATCAATTAGAAAAACACATATTGAACAATAATAATTTTTCAAGCGGTGGTTTGAGTGATGAACAAACTTCTAAAAATATATTTAAAACTCTTCAAGAGTTCTACATTAAGTATGATAATGGTATTAGATTAAGTAATGATTATTATTTTGACAATGATTTTAATTTAAATGAAAAAAATTTAAAGTTGATTAACTACGATAAATTAATTTTCTCAAGTACAAATGATATTTATAATGAACAGTATGAAACACCTAATCCATTATCAGTTATTAATAAATATGAATTTGCTTCAAGTTTTAGTTCATCTATTGATAACTTTAAAAACTATTTTTCAAAAAATAAATTATCTTATAATGATCAAGACGTAAGGAATATTGATGTAGATAAATTAAATAACCAAGATTTAAAAATATTAAACTCAAATATAATTATTTGATATTGAATAAACTTTTCAAATAAACTTGGGGAAAGTATAATACAATCATTTTATTCTCATGAGTCAGTTGATGCACAAACAAATATTAAAAACGCATTTTTAGAAAATAAAGATTATAATTTTTCATATAATATAGTGCCATATGATAAAACAAATGAAGAATTAGGAACACTGCTAAATGCAACATATAAAACAAATAACAAAATCAATGATCTAAAAATATATGGAATAAACCCAACAACTTCATTTATTGATTTATACGATTCTTATGGCTATGACTTAAAAGAAAATTTATTTAAAAAAGTGTCTTCATCATATGAAAATAAAATACCAATAGTTGTTAACAATTCACTGGCTACTAAATTTGGGATTAACGTAGGTAGTACTTTAAATGAAATAAAAATTGCAAAAAAAGAATTAGTTTTAACAAATAATTCATCAACAAGCGAACAAAATTCATCTACTACAATCAACATAGATAATGTAAAAATGGGTTTAAACAAAAATCATAAAAGCCAAGATATATCTTTTAATTCTGAGTATAAAAAGAACTATTATTCATATGATAATTATAATAATGGATGATCAACAGAAAAAGATAAAATTGAAGTAGCACATTTTTGTGTTGACAAAAACCAAGAACAATCTTCTTGTGAAAAAAAATATGATATTGCAGTTAATAATTTAGAAAATATTAATAATGCTTCTCAAATACAAAATGCTGCTTGAAATTCAGAGATTCTAGCTCAAACAAATGAAATATCTTCAAATTTCGTAATTGTTGGTATTCAAAAAAGTTATGGAGAACCAAAAGCATGAATTTCAAACGAGAATGCAAATCATTTATTAGGTTATGATAAAATACAAAAATATTTCTTTAACAATTTTTTTGTGAATGATTGATATGGTAGAACCTATTTAAAAGAATTAAACAATAAAGAACTACTTGGAAAATTTAGTAAAGAGCAATGAGAGGATTTTGTTGACTATCTTGATCAAATAATGGTTGGTTGACATAACAATAAATTTAATAGTGAAAATGCAAATAATCCCTATGATGATTTTAATGATATGTTCTTGAAATTAGGTAATGATTATGAAGATACTAAAGGTTATAAACATTTTTCATCACTGTTAAATGAAATATTTAAAAATCAATATCCTATATTTAGTTACAAATATATAAAAGATTCTAATAGTTTTAACACTAATAAATATAATTCTTCTAAAACACAAGATTTTGGTGACTTTAGCACAATTGGATTGTATGGTCAGCAGCAAAAAGACGAAGAATCAGGTTCAAACATATATAAAGATGGGTTTGCAAAAAGCAATACAAATTTAGTTCAAGATTTGCAAGTTCAAAAAGATTTTTTAAATAAAATTAGTCAGTTATTGAACTTATTGCTATATGTTGTCTTGAGTATTGTATTTATAATGACATTTATTATTATTTTTATAAGTTCAATATACACGATTAATGAAAACTCTTCATTTATTGCAACAATGAAAACTCTTGGGTATACAAATTATTACATTATAAATCAAGTGTTTATGATTTACTTTATACCAGTTTTGATAAGTATTGGAATAGCATTTGGTACTTGTTTTGGAATGTTGCATTACTTATTTAATCTATTATCGATAAACTCATCATTCGTAGTTCCATTTTTCTTTAATTACCAGCCGTTATTAATTGTATTCTTAACAATTATATTAATCTATCTTCTATCAATGTTTATTGCTTATAAATCATTATCAAAAATAAGTCCTTCAAAAATATTAGGAGATCAATAA
- a CDS encoding ferritin-like domain-containing protein produces MNKEIKKDLENYIVEHAKMQYFCFDLSNVCAKLGYNGFAHFFQVQAQDEFLHQRRIINYLLDRDQDFEITNFTADKNNCKTIIEVLEVYKTHREKFAEMTSNYYKHANEFEDYVTAKFYDWFLIDFYEEIAETKDMIDGLKLQNSDHYSADKKASERVEPNTGPVVDPFAPHQ; encoded by the coding sequence ATGAATAAAGAAATTAAAAAAGATTTAGAAAATTACATAGTGGAACATGCAAAAATGCAGTATTTTTGCTTTGACTTAAGTAATGTTTGCGCAAAGCTAGGTTATAACGGATTTGCACACTTCTTTCAAGTGCAAGCACAAGATGAGTTTTTGCATCAAAGAAGAATTATAAATTATTTATTAGATAGAGATCAAGACTTCGAAATAACCAATTTTACAGCTGATAAAAATAATTGCAAAACAATTATAGAAGTTTTGGAAGTTTATAAAACCCACAGAGAAAAATTTGCTGAAATGACTTCAAATTACTATAAACATGCAAATGAATTTGAAGATTATGTAACTGCAAAATTCTATGATTGATTCTTAATTGATTTTTATGAAGAAATTGCAGAAACAAAAGATATGATTGATGGATTGAAACTTCAAAATAGTGATCACTATAGTGCTGATAAAAAAGCAAGCGAAAGAGTTGAACCTAACACAGGTCCTGTTGTTGACCCATTTGCTCCACATCAATAA
- a CDS encoding J domain-containing protein, whose translation MLNYNIYIYLLVFVIFIILLGLIIYFRFNNKNLSSKLNSFKKKYIKNNAFTIKIENIDTKEQIIKFPFITNFNKSVKKLKNQNLVSDLLKKQDVFYKFWTNCEYDLFSFLEIISFDNKIKIPEEDFLLFYKEFTNETLKIYNEIFIDKIVYALINNYKKYSENDIKFNDINSSTDQWFIDFCEDLKKITSQLKESFNYSKYINSNNNQQSWNSSNYQKRDYNNNYFADEQNKLIEAYKVLNSKPSDDDQTIKKNYRKLAKEYHPDRNKAKNAKEKMAEINNAYDTIMSFREKK comes from the coding sequence ATGTTAAACTATAATATTTATATATATTTATTAGTATTTGTAATTTTTATTATCTTGTTAGGATTGATAATATATTTTAGATTTAATAATAAAAACTTATCTTCAAAATTAAACTCATTCAAAAAAAAATATATAAAAAACAATGCCTTCACAATAAAAATTGAAAATATTGACACAAAAGAACAAATAATAAAGTTTCCATTTATAACAAATTTTAACAAGTCAGTTAAAAAATTAAAAAATCAGAATCTTGTAAGCGATTTGCTTAAAAAACAAGATGTATTTTATAAATTTTGGACAAATTGTGAATATGATTTATTTTCCTTTTTAGAAATCATTTCATTTGATAATAAAATTAAAATTCCTGAAGAAGACTTTTTACTTTTTTATAAAGAGTTCACTAATGAAACATTAAAAATATATAATGAAATATTCATAGATAAAATTGTTTATGCTTTAATAAATAATTATAAAAAGTATTCAGAGAATGATATAAAATTTAATGATATTAATTCATCAACAGATCAATGATTTATTGATTTTTGTGAAGATTTAAAAAAAATTACAAGTCAATTAAAAGAATCATTTAATTACAGTAAATACATTAACTCAAATAATAATCAGCAATCTTGAAATAGCTCTAATTATCAAAAGCGAGATTATAATAACAATTATTTTGCAGATGAACAAAATAAACTTATAGAAGCATATAAGGTTTTGAATTCAAAGCCCTCAGATGATGATCAAACTATTAAAAAAAACTATAGAAAGTTAGCAAAAGAGTATCATCCTGATAGAAATAAAGCTAAAAATGCAAAAGAGAAAATGGCAGAAATTAATAATGCCTATGATACTATAATGTCATTTAGAGAAAAAAAATAA
- the rpmA gene encoding 50S ribosomal protein L27, translating to MKFLLGLQFFASKKGVGSTKNGRDSESKRLGAKKSDGQFANAGSIIFRQRGTKIHPGINVGRGGDDTLFALVSGIVKYQRFGKNRTKVSVLPKQ from the coding sequence ATGAAATTTTTATTAGGTTTACAATTCTTTGCTTCTAAAAAAGGAGTAGGTTCAACAAAAAACGGTAGAGACTCAGAATCAAAACGTTTAGGTGCAAAAAAATCTGATGGTCAATTTGCTAATGCAGGTTCAATAATTTTTAGACAAAGAGGAACTAAAATTCATCCAGGTATTAATGTAGGTAGAGGTGGAGATGACACATTATTTGCGTTGGTATCAGGTATTGTTAAATATCAAAGATTTGGAAAAAATAGAACTAAAGTTAGTGTTTTACCAAAACAATAA
- a CDS encoding ribosomal-processing cysteine protease Prp, giving the protein MIVSEFYYKDKCVKSFFVKGHANYDNYNKDIVCSAVTAIVSGSLNAFDILYNKNVKINVEENKISVNIINSCNEINKIMEFLYIQLETVFVQYPKNFILKKVGE; this is encoded by the coding sequence ATGATAGTTTCTGAATTTTATTATAAAGATAAATGTGTAAAAAGTTTTTTTGTAAAAGGACATGCAAATTATGACAATTATAATAAAGACATTGTATGTTCCGCAGTAACAGCTATCGTTAGTGGTTCTTTAAATGCTTTTGACATATTGTATAATAAAAATGTTAAAATTAATGTTGAAGAAAATAAAATAAGTGTTAATATCATCAATAGTTGTAATGAAATTAATAAAATTATGGAATTTTTATATATACAACTAGAGACTGTTTTTGTACAATATCCAAAAAATTTTATTTTAAAAAAGGTAGGTGAGTAA